TGATGCCGCTGCTGGGCCTCAAGTTCCTGCTCACCAGCGGCGCCCTGCTCGACATGGGCGTGGGCGTGGCCATCCTCTTCGTGATCGCGCCCGCGGGCGGGGCGGCCGCGCGGCGGCTGGCCCTCGGCGCCGCCGGGTTCCTGGCCCTGGTGGGCATCGTCACCGCGGTCAGCCCGGCCTTCGACCGCCACCTGCTCCTCTCCGGCGTGTACCGCTTCGGCACCCTGCCGGCCAAGGATGCCCGCGAGATCCTCTACTACAAGGACGGCCGCACCGCAACCGTCTCGGCCGAGAAGATCCTGCAGAGCGGCGAGATCTTCATCGCCACCAACGGCAAGTCGGACGGGTCGCTCTCCCCGTACTGGTTCGAGGCCTGCAGCGACACGGCGCCCCGCCACCCGCTGCGCGGGGACGCCGCCACGCTCGCCCTCGCGGCGCTGATCACCCTGGCCCACACCCCTGGCGCCGAGACCGGCGCGGTGATCGGCCAGGGCACCGGGATGTCCAGTCACCTGCTGCTCGGCAGCCCCCGGCTCAAGGAGCTGTACACCATCGAGATCGAGCCGGAGATGATCGCGGCCTCGAAGCGGGGCTTCTACCCGGCCAACGCCCGCGTCTTCGATGACCCCCGCGCCCACTTCGTGGTGGACGACGCCAAGAGCTACTTCGCCGCCGCCGGCCGCAAGTACGACTTCATCTTCTCCGAGCCGTCGCACCCCTGGGTGAGCGGCGTGGCGGGGCTGTTCACCGCCGAGTTCTACGACCGGGTGAACCAGTACCTCGCGCCCGGGGGCGTCTTTGCCCAGTGGATCCACATCTACGACATCAACGACCGCCTGGTGATGACGGTCCTCTCGGCGCTGCACCAGAAGTTCCGGCACTACGAGGTGTACATGCCGGCCGTCTCGGACATGCTGGTGATCGCCACCAACAGCGACCGCGGCGTGCCCGCGCCGGACTGGGGCATCTTCCAGTTCCCGGGCATCGCGAAGGACTTCTGCCACCAGATCCCCTTCACTCCCGAGGCCATGGAGGCCACCCGCCTCGGCAACCGCACCTCCCTCGGCCCGCTGGTGGAGAACTTCCCCACCCCCAACTCCGACTTCTTCCCGCACCTCGACAACGGGGCCGAGCGCACCCGCTACATGGCACAGCAGGCCACGGGGATCTTCGGCCTCTCGTTCGAGCGGTTCGACATCACCGCGCCGTTCATCCGGCGGCGGGTGCCGCCCGCCTCGTTCACCCTGGCGCCGGCGCCCGACATCCCGCGGATGTACGACCTCTCCCTCGGCGCCACCGTGCGGGGCCCGGCCCCGGCCCTCCGCCAGGACACCGTCCCCGCCGATGAACGGAAGGCCGTGGCGCTCTACCGCGCCCGCGCCTGGCGCGCCGAGCTGGCCGCGGCCGAGGGCCCCGCCGACTGGCGGGTGTGGATCCAGCGCATGGCCGACATCGAGCACGACCGCTACGGCGGCACCAGCGGCTACGCCGACGAGGCCTTCTATGCCGAGATCGGCCGCTACCTCGACCGGCACCAGGCGCCCCCCCAGGTCCGGGCCGCCATGGAGTTCCGCCACGGCATCTCCGGCTGGGACTTCCCCCGGGCCATCCGCGCCGCCGAGCCGCTGGTGGAGGCGGCGCTGGCCAAGACCCCCTGGCTCCCCAATGACGAGCTGCGGGAGGGACTCTCGGTGGCCCTGCTGGCCACCGGCGACGCCGCCGGCGCCCGGCGGGCGTTCGAGGCGCTGGCCCCCTTCACCCGCCGCCCCTCGGGCGACTTCCGCACCGCCCTCCTGGCCTCATACATCCAGACGGTGGAGGAGCAGCAGGGGAGGGAGGCGGGAGGCGGGAGGCGGGAGGCGGGAGGCGGGAATCGGGAATCGGGAATCGGGAAGCGGGAAACGGGAAGCGGGAGACGGGGTAAGGCGCCTACCGCCTACCGCCTACCGCCTACCGCCTTACCGCCCTACCGCCCTACCGCCCTACCGCCCTACCGCCCCACCGCCTGACCGCTAGCTTTCCCGGGGTTCCGTCCCTCGACCCCTTACACGCGATCCCCATGCTCCCGATCGATCTCCGTGGCAAGCGCGCCTTCATCGCCGGCGTGGCCGACGATGGTGGGTTCGGCTTCGCCATCGCCAAGGCCATGGCGGAGGCCGGCGCCTCCATCTGCGTGGGCACCTGGCCCCCGGCGATGAACATCTTCCAGAACCTGCTCGACCGCGGGAAGATGGACGACTCCCTCGCGCTCTCGGATGGCGGGAAGATGGCGTTCGAGCGGATCTACCCGCTGGACGCCGCCTTCGACACCATGGCGGATGTCCCCGAGGAGATCCGGGAGAGCAAGCGCTACAAGGAGCGGGGCGACTTCAGCATCGCCGGGGTGGTGCAGAACTTCACCGCCGACTTCGGCGAGCGCCCGCTCGACATCGTGGTGCACAGCCTGGCCAACGGCCCCGAGGTGAAGAAGCCGCTGCTCGAAACCAGCCGCGCCGGCTACCTGGCCGCGGTGAGCGTCAGCGCCTACAGCCTGACCTCCATGGTGCGGAGCTTCTCCCCGCTGCTGCGGCCGGGGGGGTCGTTCCTCTCCCTCACCTTCATGGCGGGGGAGCGGGTGGTGCCGGGGTACGGCGGCGGGATGTCGAGCGCCAAGGCCGCGCTCGAGGCCGATACCCGCACCCTGGCCTACGAGGCGGGACGCAAGTACGGGGTGCGGGTGAACACGATCTCCGCCGGCCCCTGGGCCTCGCGCGCGGCCACCGCCATCGGCTTCATCGACACCATGGTGCGGTACTCGCGCGCCAATTCCCCCATCCCCCGCGACCTCGATGCCCGGGACGTCGGCGCCACCGCCGCCTTCCTGGCCTGCCCGCTGGCGCAGGCCATCACCGGCGCGACGGTGTACGTGGACAACGGGTACCACGCCATGGGCGTGGCGGTGGACTCCAAGTCGCTGGACGGATGAGCATGACACCGGGAGGCAGGGGCGGCGCAGCCGGGCGTGGGATCGATGCCCGGCGCGCCGTGGCCCTGGTGGCGCTGTGCGCGCTCACCGTCGCCTGCCCCCCGTCGCTGGCCGCCCAGGCCGCCCCGCCGATCCGCCAGGCCTTCCCGATGCCCGAGGAGTACCGCGGCATCCAGCTCCGGGCCCAGGAAACCCAGCGGACCCTGCTCCTCGCCATGGTCGACTCCATGCCCGAGGCCCTGTTCCGCCGCGCCGCCGCCGACGGCCAGCGGGACTTCGCCGAGCAGGTGCACCACGCCGCCAACGCCAACCAGTACATCGTGGCCCACTACCAGCTCGGCTGGGATTCGCTGCCGGTGCGGGCCGACACCGCGGTGGTGTTCAACACCCGGGCCGGGCTCCGCGCCTTCGTGGACGCGTCCTACGGCTTCAGCATCCGGGTGCTCCGGGAGCAGCCCGCCGCCGAGCGGCAGGGACTGATCTGGTACTTCGGGCAGAAGATGCCCCGCTGGATGGTGTGGGACGAGCTCAACCAGCACACCATCTGGACCGCGGGCCAGATCGTCGCGAACTTCCGGGCGGCGGGCATGGCCCCGCCCTCCTTCCTGTACTTCTGAGCCGCCCATGCTCTTCGCCCGCCTCGCCGCGCTGTCCGGGTTCATCGCCGTCGCCACCGGCGCCTTCGGCGCCCACGGGCTCAAGGCGCGGCTCACCACCGACCAGCTCCAGGTCTGGGAAACGGCCGCGCGCTATCAGATGTACCACGTGGTGCCGCTCTTCGTGGTGGCCTGGCTGCTGAGCGGCGGCCCCTGCCCATGGGCCAGCCGGGCCGGCTGGGCCTTCGTGCTGGGCACCCTGCTCTTCTCCGGCAGCCTCTACGCGCTGGCCCTGTCCGGGGTCTCCCGGCTCGGCGCGATCACGCCGTTCGGCGGCGTGGCCTTCCTGGCCGGCTGGGCCATGCTGGCGCTCGCGGTCGGCAGCCGCCGGCCCGGGTAGCCATGCACCCCGCCGCCGAGACCTACCGCGACCTCCTTACCCAGCTCGATCGCTGGTTCGCGGGCGCGCGGGCCCGGCATGGCGACGTGATCCCCTGCCGCAGCGGCTGCACCGCCTGCTGCCACGGCCTGTTCGACATCTCCGTTGCCGACCAGCTGCTGCTCCGCGAGACCATCGCCACCCTCCCCGCCGGGGTGCGCGCGGGGATCCTGGCGCGTGCCGAACGGCTGCTCGACCGCCTGCAGGCGGTGGCCCCCGAGTGGGGCCCGCCCTGGGACATCGCCGCCATCGGCGAGGACCGCTTCGACGAGATCTGCCTGGCCCTGCACGATGCCCCCTGCCCCCTGCTCGGGCCCGAGGGGGGGTGTGAGGCCTACGCCGGGCGCCCCCTCGTCTGCCGCCTGATCGGGCTGCCGATGCTCACCGCCGACGGGCTGCTGCTGGAGAACGCCTGTCCCATCCAGGAGCGCTTCCCCGCCTACGCGCTCCTCGACCCGGTGCCCTTCGACCTCGAGGTGCTCGAGGCCGCGGAGATCGCCTGCCTCGAGGCGGCGGCGGTGGAGGTGCACGGCACGCCCACCGCGGCGGCGGCCGAGACCACCATCGCGCCCGTGGCGGCGGGCGCCGTCCGCTAGCGCACCGCCGTCCCCGCGAGCGCCTCCCATGCCCAATCGTGTGCTCCGCGACCTGCTCCGCGGCCGCGGCTCCCACGCGGACCCCGTGGCCTGCGTGCTCGAGCTGCCGGCTGACCTTGCCGGCCGCCGGGTGCCCGGGGTGGAGCACACCATCTGGCAGTTGGTCTGGCACATGAGCTACTGGATGGACTACGAGCTGCGATCGCTGGCGGGCCCCGAGGTGCCCTACCCCGAGCGGGCCGACCTCAGCTGGCCCGAGACCGACGCGCCCCCCGGCGCGGAGGCCTGGGCGGCGCTGGTGGCCACCTATCGGCAGCAGGTGGACCGGCTCGGGGAGTGGTCGGCGCAGGTGGCGATGGACGGGCTGGGCGCCCGGATCGTCCACGCCGAGCGCAGCGAGACGGTGCAGGAGGTGCTGTGGCAGATGGTGGCGCACAACAGCTATCACACCGGGCAGGTGGCACAGCTGCGGCGCGCCTTCGGGGCCTGGCCCCCGCCGGGGGGTGGGGATACCTGGTAGCTCCGCGGCTCCGCGGCTCGATACCTCGGCAGCAAGAACGGCCCTCCGGAGTACTCCCCGGAGGGCCGTGGACATTCGTGCCGCCGAGCCGCCAAACCGTCCTAGGTGAGCGGATTCACCGTCGGGCTGTGGGAATACAGGTAGAAGAAGATGATCATCAGCGCGGCGATGATGACGGCGGCGAGGATCAGCGACAGGACGAAGATCGTGGTCAGGAGTTTGCCGTCGGTCTTGAGGTGCATGTAGAACATCGCCACCAGCGCGAACTTGATGGCGGAGAGCACCAGCAGCACCTCGGTATTGATCGGCTCGAGCCAGACCGCCACGCTGGCGGGGTTGTGGCGGTGCACGATCTCGTAGCACCAGACCTCGAGCGCGGTAAGCGCGAAGAGCACCAGCGCGATCTTGGTGTAGGTCTGCCAGGTCGGGTGCGCGTGGCCGTCGCCGTGCGCGTGGGCGGAAGCAGTCATGGGCGGCCGGCTCAGCGGATGAGGTAGACGACGGGGAAGATCACGATCCAGACCACGTCGACGAAGTGCCAGTACAGGGCGGCCATCTCCAGGTTGAGCGCCTTCTCGGGCGGGAGCTTGCCGCGGAGCGCCACCACCAGGACCGAGATGAGCCACACCAGCCCCAGCGTCACGTGGGTGCCGTGGAAGCCGGTCAGGGTGTAGAAGGTGGACGAGAACAGGTTGGTGGTGTAGCCCATGCCGCGATGGGCGAAGTGGCTGAACTCGTAGACCTGCATCCCGACGAAGAACACGCCGCAGATGATCGTGGCCACCAGCCAGGTGATCAGCTGCTTGCGGTTGCCCTTCTGGGCGCCGTTGAGCGCCAGCACCACGAAGAACGAACTGAAGAGCAGCAGCGCGGTGCCGAAGGTCACCAGCGGGATCTCGAGCATCTGCTCCTGCGGCGCCCCGTTGAGCAGCCACTCCTCGTGCGGCTTGGGCCCGCTCACGTCGCGGCCCTTGTACACCAGGTAGGTGCCGATGAGGGAGGCGAAGAACATGCATTCGGACCCGATGAAGGTCCAGATCGCCAGCTTCCGGTTGTCGAGGCCGGTCGCGGTGTAGTGGTGATCGTCAGCGTGCGCGTGCGCAGTCGCCACGAGGGGTCTCCGGATCGTTGGGTCGGGGCGGCGCCGTGGCGCCGCCGGGTCGCGTAGCAGGGTGGGGCCGGCGCGGGGCCGGCCCGGCGGTCAGTGCCCGGGGCCGAACGGCGGCTCGAACGCCCAGCTGTAGATGCCGTACAGGAGCAGCGCCAGCCCGACGAGGTGCACCCAGAGGTGCGACCCGCCGATGAACCCGCCCAGCGTCACCGCCACGCCCAGGGCCGCCACCAGCGGCCGCCACGAGGGGTTGGGCATGGCCACGGCGTCGTGGGCCACCGGCACCGGCTCCGGCAGGCGGCCCCCCGCGGCCCGCTTCATCTCCCACAGCGCGTCCCGGCCGTGCACCTGCGGCAGCGTGGGGAAGTTGAAGTGCTGCGGCGGCGAGGGGATCGACCACTCGAGCGTGGCGCCGTCCCACGGGTCGGCGGGCGCCGGCGGCTGCACGCTCTTCCAGGTCTTGAGGATGTTCACGATGAACACCAGCATCGAGACCGCGAGCAGGAACGCGCCCACCGTCTCCAGCTTGTTGAGCAGCTCGAAGTTCGACTCCGCGCTGTAGGTGTACACCCGGCGCGGCATGCCGTTCAGCCCCACGATGTGCATCGGGAAGAACGTGAGGTTGAACCCCGCCAGCATCAGCCAGAAGTGCACCTTCCCGAGCCCCTCGTCCAGCAGCTTGCCGAACATCTTGGGCCAGTAGAAGTACGCCCCGCCGGTCAGCGCGAAGATCGCCCCGCCGAACAGCACGTAGTGGAAGTGCGCCACGATGAAGTAGGTGTCGGTCTGCTGCAGGTCGGCCGGCGGCGAGGCGTGCATCACGCCGGAGAGGCCACCCATGATGAACATCGCGATGAACCCGATGGCGAAGAGCATCGGCGTCTGGAACGACACCCGGCCGCCCCACATCGTGCCGATCCAGTTGAAGATCTTCACGCCGGTGGGGATGGCGATGATCATCGTGGCCAGCGAGAAGAACGCGTCGGCGAAGGGGCCCATGCCGGTGGCGAACATGTGGTGCGCCCATACCCCGAAGCCCACGAAGGCGATGAACGCCCCGCTGAAGACCATCGCCGCGTACCCGAACAGCGGCTTGCGCGAGAACACCGGCAGGATCTCCGACACCAGCCCGAACGACGGCAGGATCAGGATGTACACCTCGGGATGGCCGAACAGCCAGAAGAGGTGCTGCCACAGGACCGGGTCGCCGCCGCCGCTCGGGACGAAGAAGTGGGTCCCGAAGGTCCGGTCAATCATCAGGAGGATCAGCGCCACCGTGATGATCGGGAAGGAGAGCAGCAGCAGGATCTGGGTGATGAAGCTCATCCACACGAACATCGGCATGTGCATCATCTTCATGCCGGGCGCGCGGAGGTTGATGGTGGTGACGAAGAAGTTCACCGCCGCCGCGAGCGACGCCACGCCCAGCACCTGGAGGCCCACCGTCCAGAAGTCGATGTTCATCCCCGGCGAGTACTGCTTGGTGGTCAGGTTGGCGTAGCCGAACCAGCCGCCGTCGGGGGCCGCGCCGAACAGCCAGCTGGCGTTGATCAGCAGGCCGCCGAACAGGAACACCCAGTAGCTGAACGCGTTGAGCCGGGGGAACGCCACGTCCCGGGCGCCCAGCTGCAGCGGGATCAGGTAGTTGAAGTACATCGCCGAGAGCGGCATCACCCCGAGGAAGATCATCGTGGTGCCATGCATGGTGAACAGCTGGTTGTACACCTCGGCGCTCACCAGCCGCCCGTCCGGCCCCCACAGCTGCATGCGGATGACCAGCGCCTCCAGGCCGCCGATCAGGAAGAACAGGAACGCCGTCAGGCCATACATGATCCCGATGCGCTTGTGATCCACCGTGGTGATCCAGCTCCACAGCCCGGTGGCCTCCTCGTGCTGCGCGGGGGCGTGCTCCAGGGCGGTTGTTGCCATGTCGGGTCCTCGATCGGTGTGGCGCGAGTGCGGCGCGGCTACTGGTTGGCGCGGAGGTAGGCCACCAGGGCCTGCGCCTCCTGGTCGGTCAGGCCCAGGTCGGGCATCAGCACCCCGGGCTTCCACGCCTGGGGATGCTGGATCCACCGGGCCAGGTTCTCGTCGGTGTTCGGCAGGGTGCCCGCCGCGATGTGGCTCCGGCTGCCCACGTGGTGCAGGTTCGGGCCGATCAGCGGCAGCGCGGGATAGAAGGAGTGGCAGCCCACGCATCCCTTGGTGAGGAACAGCCCCTGGCCGTCCTTCACCAGCTGGGCCGCGGTGCTGTCCGCGCTGAAGTCCTTCGGAGGGGTGTTGAAGTTGGCCGCCCAGGCATCGAACTCCTCCGGCTTGAGCGACACGATCCGGTACGCCATGCGCCCGTGCTGCACCCCGCAGAACTCCACGCACTGCGCCGGGAAGTTCCCCTCGACCTCGGCCTTGAACCAGAGGTTGTTGTACCGGCCGGGGAAGACGTCACGCTTCCCGGCGAACTGCGGCAGCCAGAAGCTGTGCAGCACGTCCGCCGTGGTCATCTCGAGGGTCACGGTGCGGCCCGACGGCACCCGCAGCTCCCCCGCGGTGGTGATGCCGAGCTGCGGATAGCGGAACTCCCACCACCACTGGTGCCCGATCACCTCCACCTGCAGCGCCTCCGGGCCCGGCTTCTGGGCCGTCTTGAAGATGGTCCGGACGGTCGGCACCGCGATCATCGCCAGGATGAAGGCCGGGATGATGGTCCAGAGAATCTCGAGCGTGGTGTTGCCATGGGTCTGGACCGGTTCTGCCGCCCCCGGGCGATCGCGGAACTTCCAGATGGCCAACAGCAGCGCCCCTTCCACCAGCACGAAGACGATCGTGGCCCACAGCAGCGTGAGCCGCATGATGGCGTCGGCGTCCCGCGCGTAGTCCGCGCGCGGCAGCAGGGTGGTCTGGGGATACTGGTCGGGAGCGCAGCCCGTGAGCACCAGGGCCACGATAAGCAGGAGGTCCGGAGCCCCGAAGCGGAGCCTCCGGACAGCGGTGTCGGGCATCAGTGCGCGCATCCTGTCATTCAGAGCGAGAGTTGCAGGGGGGCATGTAAATGCCAGCGAGAGAATAGCCTTTCACTCTCGGAGAGTCAAGAAATCATGAAGAAAGGACAAAAATATCCTTTGAAAATGGTGTAAACTCAGGGCTGACTGACCGTTGTCATGTCCAGTGTTACAGGCACCTCCCGCCCCGGAGCGCACATGACACCCGCCGAACGCGCCCGCTGGATCGCCCGCTACGGTGAAGGCCCCGACCGCCTCGAGGCTGCCCTGCACAGCGTGCCGGCCCAGGCCCTCCAGTGGCGCCCCGCGCAAGGGAAGTGGTCGGTCCATGAGATCGTGGTCCACTGCGCCGACAGCGAGACCAACGCCCACATGCGGGTACGCTACCTCCTGGCCGAGGCCGAGCCCCTGCTCATCGGATACGACCAGGACCGCTGGGCCACGGTGCTCGGCTATCACGCCCACCCCCTGCCCCTCGCCCTTGCCACGATCCGGGCCGTGCGCGCCAACACCCTGCCCCTGCTCGAGCGGCTCACCGACGCCGACTGGCGCAAGGCCGGCCGGCACACCGAGCATGGGCCGTACGGGATGGCAGACTGGCTCCAGGCCTACGGGGAGCACCTCGAGGTCCACGCGCGCCAGATCGGGCGGAACCTGGAGGCGTGGGGAAGACGGTAGGGCGGTACGGCGGCGGGAAGGAGACGCCTACCGGATCTCCACATCGAAGGCGGGTGTCGGACCCGGCACCTCAAAGCTGTAGTGCCACCACTCCTTCTCGTACTGCCGGAACCCCTCCGCCTCCATCATCTGCCGCAGGAGCTGCCGGTAGCGCAGGGTGCGGCCCGTGGCGTTGGCCCAGTGGGCCTGCTCGGAAAAGGTGTCGTAGGCCGTGCCCATGGGCACCTCGCGGCCGCCCACCGACCAGTCCACCAGCGTGAGGTCGACGGCCAGCCCCAGGTTGTGCCGGCTCTGGCTCGCGATATAGCCATCGGCCAGCAGGTGCGCCTGCCCCGTCCGGCGCGCCCACTCCACCATGGCGCGGGTGGCACGGACCGGACGGTAGCCGTCGAACACCTTGAGGCCCATGCCCCCCGAGAGCAGCCGCCGCTGCACCCGGCCCAGCGCGGCGGCCGCCTCCCGGCGCAGCAGGATCCGGTTGGGGCCGTACCCCGGGAGTGGGGCCCCGGTGAAGTTGGCCGCGGTGGCGTAGCGCGCCTCGATGACGATCGTGGTGTCCACACGGCGCAGGTCGAGCAGTAGCGAATCCGCGGCCCCCTGCCCCGCCATGGGGGCCGCCAGGAGCACGCTCGCCCAGCTGCCGATCCGCCAAACCGTGCCCCGCATCCCCGCCTCCTGTCCGGAAACCAGTCGCCATGCCGGCACGTAAGTTCCATCCGAGCAAGGCATTAGCCAAGGGCCTATGGCCTGTGGCGGTGGCTGGCGATATAATGGAACAGTCGATGGACCTTGGACGCCCCGGGCGAGTCTCAGTTCTGGCCCGGGCCGTTTCCTTTTTTTCCCCGAGTGGCATCATGCTGCGTGAAATGCGGGCCAAGCTGGGCGCTGAAATCGAGCAGCTCAGTCATGAACTCAATATCCTGATCCCCCAGGCCATCGCCACGGCGGTGGAACTGGGCGACCTGCGGGAGAATTCCGAGTACAAGGCCGCCCTGGAGCGCCAGCAGTTCGTCCAGGCCCGGCTGGGCCAGCTGCACCAGCGGCTGGCGCAGGTCAGTCAGCTCTCGACCACCGAGACGCCGGCCGACCAGGTGGGCCTCGGCTCGAGCGTGCGGGTCCTCGACCTCGACACCAACGAGGAGGAGACCTTCATGGTGGTGCTGGCCGAGATGATGGACATCGAGGCCGGGCACATCTCGCTCGCGTCCCCGCTGGGCCGCGCCCTCAAGGGGCGGAAGGTGGGTGAGGAGATCGCGCTGCGGCTCCCCCGCGGGCAGCGGACGCTGCGGGTCCTCGAAATCCGCCAGCCCTGAGCCGATGCCCATGGACTTCCCCCGCAAGCAGCTCATCCTGGTCGGTGACCGGGTGCTGATCGCGCCTGAAGAGGGAGAGGAGCGGACCCGCGTGGGGCTCTACCTCCCCGCGACGGCGCTCGACGCCCAGCAGGTGCAGAGCGGGCTGGTGATCGCCGTGGGCCCCGGCGACCCCGCCCCCGACCTGGCCAGCGCGGCCGACGACGAGCCGTGGAAGGTCAGTGACCGGCCGATGCGCTGGCGGCCGATGCAGGCGCGGGTGGGGGACCACGCGATCTTCTTCCGCAAGGCCGCGGTGGAGATCACCTTCGAGGAAAAGAAGTACCTCGTGGTCCCCCAGGCGGCGATCCTGGCGCTGGTGCGCGAGGACCTGCCCATCTAGCCGGGTCCCGGCGCCCCGCTCAGTTGAACTCGCCCTACGCCCCGCGATACTATTCACCATGCCGCTCACCCGCTTCCCCGATCACGAAGACAAGCGGGTCTTCCTGTCCACCGTCCCGGCCCTCAACCTCCCGCCGGCGCCGGGCGCCTACTCCGATCGCGTGTCCGTCGCCGTACTGTGGCTCGAGGCCGGCAGCCAGGCGCTGCAGGAGCTCTCGCAGGAGTTTGCCCTCGCGCTGATCGAGAAGGGCGGCCTCGCGGTGGTGCTCGGCGGCAGCGGCGCCGAGGCGGCGGCGGCCATCTTCGACGAGGCCGCGGCCGAGACCACCCACGCCGACCGGGAAGACGAAGCGGTCGGTCTCTGGACCGACCCCGAGGCCAGCGTCGAGGACCTGTTGTTCCTCGCAGGGGAGGAGGCCATGCCGCCCGACGCCTTCGCGGACCAGCCGTGGGACCTCGTGGTGTGGGCCCGCAGCGGCGACCCGGTGGTGCCGAAGCTCCGCGCCGCGCTCAACCGCCTCAGCGCCATCGTCGACGAACGCTACGAACTCGGCGGCGAGGACGAGGGCTGACCGTGGGGCTGCTGCGCCGGCGGGCCGCGGTGCCCGTCAGCGAGCGCGCCCGCGCCCTGCGCCTCCTCACCTGGGGCTGCCTGCTGCTGGCGGGGCTCGCCCTCGGACTGCTCGTGGCCGGGACCAAGGGGTGGGTCCCGCGCGAGACCACCGGCTCCGCGACCACGATGTTCGTCGGGCTCCTGCTGGCGGCGACCTGGACCGGACTCCGGGCCCAGCGGCAGGCCGTGGCCGACCGGGAGCGGGAAAGCGAGCGCGCCATGGTGATCGTCCTCGCCGCCCAGCTGGGGCAGCAGGATGACGACACCCTGGCGCGCATGGTCGCGAACGGTGGCCCGGCGGGTGAGGCGGCAGCGGGCATCCTGGCCGGCCGCCGGAACCCTAAAGCGTCCGCTGCCACTCCATCATCTTCGCGGTCAACGCCACCGAGGCCTCGGTCCACGCCCCCTTCGGGCCGATGAGCTGCTCCGCCTCCGACCGCTTCCCGGTGGTGGCGAGGGTCAAGACCTCCGCTGACCGCACGTGGAACTCGGCGTGCAGCTTGCGCACAACGTCATGGAACGGCGTGCGCTTGAGGGCCGCGTCACATCCGTGCAGCCACTTGCCGAACGCACAGTGGTTGTCGAGCCGGACGACCTTCACGTCCTGGTCGGTGCCGCCCTGGGCCAGGGCACTCTTGAGCCGGCTCTTCCACATTCCGTGCGCCGCAATCGCCTGCTGCAGTTCGGCCTTGGTGCTGGCGACGACTTCCGTGCTGATGCCCATGCCGCTGTCCCCTTCCTGGTGTGCGGATCCCGGTCAAGCGCAGAACCCCTCCGTCCAGCTTCGGCCGACGCGCGCCATTCCTTGAGCGACACGGTAGATTCGCCGATGATGCCGCTCCGCCTCCTCGCCCCGTTTGCGCGCGCCCTCCGGCTGCGCTGCCCCGCCTGCGGCGGGGGGCCGGTGTTCGTGGCCTGGCTGCGGATGTGCCCCAGCTGCCCCAGCTGCGGGCTGCGTTTCGACCGGGAGCCGGAGGGGGGCTATTGGGTGGGTTCCAACGCGATCAACCTCTTCGCCACCGAGGCGGTGTTCGCGCTGGGGCTGGTGGGCGTACTGGTGCGGACCTGGCCGGAACCACCGTGGGACGGGCTCCTGTGGGGCGGGATCGGCCTGATGGTGTGCTTCCCGGTGATCTTCTTCCCCTGGTCCAAGACGCTGTTCGTGGCCGTGGACCTGAGCATCCGGCCGCCGGAACCGGGGGACTACGAGAAGCCCCGGGAACCCGCGGCCCGGCGCCGCGCCTGACGCCGGGGCGCCTTCCGCTACGATTCGGCGGCGAGGCGCTCGTGCAGCCGCCGGGCGCGCTCGGGGTCGAGCGGGGGCGGCAGGGCCAGTTCCTTCCGCAGCTCGGCCACCTGGCGCGCGAACTCCCCGCCGAAGCGTTCGCACCAGTCGCAGCCGCGCACGTGGTCCTGCACCTGGGCCACCTCCGCGGGACCGAGGTCGCCGTCGAGATAATCCGACAGGCGCTCGAGCACCTCGCGGCAGCGCAGTCCCCCGACCATCCGCTCGCTATTCGCCATGGGCCCTCCGCAGTTCGGCGGCCAGCCGCAGCCGCGCGCGGTGCAACCGGGTCTTGAGGGCGGGCAGCGCCAGCCCCATCAGGGCGGCC
The Gemmatimonadota bacterium DNA segment above includes these coding regions:
- a CDS encoding heme-copper oxidase subunit III: MATAHAHADDHHYTATGLDNRKLAIWTFIGSECMFFASLIGTYLVYKGRDVSGPKPHEEWLLNGAPQEQMLEIPLVTFGTALLLFSSFFVVLALNGAQKGNRKQLITWLVATIICGVFFVGMQVYEFSHFAHRGMGYTTNLFSSTFYTLTGFHGTHVTLGLVWLISVLVVALRGKLPPEKALNLEMAALYWHFVDVVWIVIFPVVYLIR
- the ctaD gene encoding cytochrome c oxidase subunit I, producing the protein MATTALEHAPAQHEEATGLWSWITTVDHKRIGIMYGLTAFLFFLIGGLEALVIRMQLWGPDGRLVSAEVYNQLFTMHGTTMIFLGVMPLSAMYFNYLIPLQLGARDVAFPRLNAFSYWVFLFGGLLINASWLFGAAPDGGWFGYANLTTKQYSPGMNIDFWTVGLQVLGVASLAAAVNFFVTTINLRAPGMKMMHMPMFVWMSFITQILLLLSFPIITVALILLMIDRTFGTHFFVPSGGGDPVLWQHLFWLFGHPEVYILILPSFGLVSEILPVFSRKPLFGYAAMVFSGAFIAFVGFGVWAHHMFATGMGPFADAFFSLATMIIAIPTGVKIFNWIGTMWGGRVSFQTPMLFAIGFIAMFIMGGLSGVMHASPPADLQQTDTYFIVAHFHYVLFGGAIFALTGGAYFYWPKMFGKLLDEGLGKVHFWLMLAGFNLTFFPMHIVGLNGMPRRVYTYSAESNFELLNKLETVGAFLLAVSMLVFIVNILKTWKSVQPPAPADPWDGATLEWSIPSPPQHFNFPTLPQVHGRDALWEMKRAAGGRLPEPVPVAHDAVAMPNPSWRPLVAALGVAVTLGGFIGGSHLWVHLVGLALLLYGIYSWAFEPPFGPGH
- the coxB gene encoding cytochrome c oxidase subunit II, yielding MPDTAVRRLRFGAPDLLLIVALVLTGCAPDQYPQTTLLPRADYARDADAIMRLTLLWATIVFVLVEGALLLAIWKFRDRPGAAEPVQTHGNTTLEILWTIIPAFILAMIAVPTVRTIFKTAQKPGPEALQVEVIGHQWWWEFRYPQLGITTAGELRVPSGRTVTLEMTTADVLHSFWLPQFAGKRDVFPGRYNNLWFKAEVEGNFPAQCVEFCGVQHGRMAYRIVSLKPEEFDAWAANFNTPPKDFSADSTAAQLVKDGQGLFLTKGCVGCHSFYPALPLIGPNLHHVGSRSHIAAGTLPNTDENLARWIQHPQAWKPGVLMPDLGLTDQEAQALVAYLRANQ
- a CDS encoding DinB family protein, yielding MTPAERARWIARYGEGPDRLEAALHSVPAQALQWRPAQGKWSVHEIVVHCADSETNAHMRVRYLLAEAEPLLIGYDQDRWATVLGYHAHPLPLALATIRAVRANTLPLLERLTDADWRKAGRHTEHGPYGMADWLQAYGEHLEVHARQIGRNLEAWGRR
- a CDS encoding D-alanyl-D-alanine carboxypeptidase family protein, giving the protein MRGTVWRIGSWASVLLAAPMAGQGAADSLLLDLRRVDTTIVIEARYATAANFTGAPLPGYGPNRILLRREAAAALGRVQRRLLSGGMGLKVFDGYRPVRATRAMVEWARRTGQAHLLADGYIASQSRHNLGLAVDLTLVDWSVGGREVPMGTAYDTFSEQAHWANATGRTLRYRQLLRQMMEAEGFRQYEKEWWHYSFEVPGPTPAFDVEIR
- a CDS encoding GreA/GreB family elongation factor, with amino-acid sequence MLREMRAKLGAEIEQLSHELNILIPQAIATAVELGDLRENSEYKAALERQQFVQARLGQLHQRLAQVSQLSTTETPADQVGLGSSVRVLDLDTNEEETFMVVLAEMMDIEAGHISLASPLGRALKGRKVGEEIALRLPRGQRTLRVLEIRQP
- a CDS encoding co-chaperone GroES — protein: MPMDFPRKQLILVGDRVLIAPEEGEERTRVGLYLPATALDAQQVQSGLVIAVGPGDPAPDLASAADDEPWKVSDRPMRWRPMQARVGDHAIFFRKAAVEITFEEKKYLVVPQAAILALVREDLPI